One window of the Topomyia yanbarensis strain Yona2022 unplaced genomic scaffold, ASM3024719v1 HiC_scaffold_56, whole genome shotgun sequence genome contains the following:
- the LOC131695808 gene encoding vacuole membrane protein 1-like, with product MWSIMAKVRFEAFLWGAGTALGELPPYFMAKASRLSGTDQSDSEMREIEMLSKRKQHGDKLNVFERCKLAMEKIVEKVGFVGILLCASIPNPLFDLAGITCGHFLVPFWTFFGATFIGKAVIKMHIQQVFVIIAFNENLVEKAVDMLVLIPVVGHKLQEPFKAFLQNQKNKLHEETKSLSQNSSNVIPSFFEYFVIIMVCFFISSILNSLAQNYYKKRRNLKKEV from the exons ATGTGGAGTATCATGGCAAAAGTGagatttgaagcatttctctgggGAGCTGGAACAGCACTTGGCGAACTTCCTCCATACTTCATGGCCAAAGCCTCTAGGCTATCTGGCACAGATCAGAGTGACTCTGAGATGCGTGAAATAGAGATGCTTTCAAAACGCAAACAACATGGTGATAAGCTAAATGTTTTTGAACGTTGTAAACTGGCAATGGAAAAAATTGTGGAAAAAGTAGGATTCGTGGGCATTCTACTATGTGCTAGT atTCCAAATCCGCTTTTTGATCTCGCTGGTATAACCTGTGGACATTTTCTCGTGCCATTCTGGACATTCTTCGGAGCTACGTTTATAGGGAAAGCTGTTATTAAAATGCACATTCAACAAGTATTTGTAATTATTGCATTCAACGAAAACCTTGTCGAAAAAGCGGTTGATATGTTAGTACTAATTCCGGTTGTGGGTCATAAATTGCAAGAACCATTCAAAGCATTTTTGCAGAATCAAAAAAACAAACTGCACGAAGAAACAAAATCACTTTCACAAAACTCATCAAATGTCATTCCGagtttttttgaatattttgtcaTTATTATGGTATGTTTCTTCATCTCTTCAATTCTTAATTCACTGGCTCAAAATTACTACAAGAAGCgccgaaatttaaaaaaagaggtCTAA